A stretch of the Buchananella sp. 14KM1171 genome encodes the following:
- a CDS encoding ABC transporter ATP-binding protein, protein MSSPALVEAASLQVRYHARKEWVPRHPQSLELQPGRTTLLVGPSGCGKSTLTLTLNGLVPHSVPSDYRGSVLVAGAEVADAPLSELAARTAMVMQDPDTQIVTDSVWGEVCYALQNVRLPREEIVERAKAALDALDLTHLATTDPWLLSGGQRQRVLLAAALAQRPQLLVLDEPTANLDPAAAQQFYAHLPALKEAGTAILIVEHNLDHLIGAVDQVIALAKNGQVLATGTPAQVFGAHAALLEEAGIRLPTATRVGLRLGITPLPLTLADVAAPPSAQQPPLEEGSTGGAAPLQAGAKVTARATSSTPQLAAPAAGGVEPKVGATSSTPGVATVEARGLSVTLGGAAVLADVDFAAYPGEILAVLGVNGSGKSTLLRALVGLQRFQAESFAFEGRPIRRPRVHPLATLVTQNPEHQFVRHTVRAELAHSLRLARRPEAEIEERVAALMAEFGLVELAEVHPFTLSGGEKRRLSVAAALALPRKVLYLDEPTFGQDARNAERLMAHMRTLANQGTAVVLASHDLELVAQHSDRVLLLRDGRVAATGQTRQVLTDTATLASAGLPATELTRVGAALRAGGLLGGEHGGDSAWLTWRDVPARAGSPAHERARAQAAEPEQGRVPAREGCK, encoded by the coding sequence CGTTGACGCTCAACGGCCTGGTTCCCCACTCGGTTCCCTCCGACTACCGGGGCTCCGTGCTGGTGGCCGGCGCCGAGGTGGCTGACGCCCCGCTCTCGGAGCTGGCGGCCCGCACCGCCATGGTGATGCAGGACCCGGATACCCAGATCGTCACCGACAGCGTGTGGGGCGAGGTCTGCTACGCCCTGCAAAACGTGCGGCTACCGCGTGAGGAGATCGTCGAACGGGCCAAGGCGGCGCTCGACGCCCTGGACCTGACCCACCTGGCCACCACGGACCCGTGGCTGCTCTCCGGCGGGCAGCGTCAGCGGGTCTTGCTTGCCGCCGCCCTGGCGCAGCGGCCCCAGCTGCTGGTGCTGGACGAGCCCACCGCGAACCTTGACCCCGCCGCCGCCCAGCAGTTCTACGCCCACCTGCCGGCCCTGAAGGAGGCGGGTACCGCGATCCTGATCGTGGAGCACAACCTGGACCACCTGATCGGAGCCGTGGACCAGGTGATCGCCCTGGCCAAGAACGGACAGGTGCTGGCCACCGGCACCCCGGCCCAGGTCTTTGGCGCCCACGCCGCCCTGCTGGAGGAGGCCGGGATTCGCCTGCCCACCGCCACCCGCGTCGGCCTGCGCCTTGGCATTACCCCCCTGCCGCTCACATTGGCCGACGTCGCCGCCCCACCCTCCGCCCAGCAGCCGCCCCTCGAGGAGGGCAGTACGGGCGGGGCCGCCCCGCTGCAGGCAGGGGCGAAGGTGACGGCCCGCGCAACGTCGTCCACCCCACAACTGGCCGCACCAGCGGCTGGCGGCGTCGAGCCGAAGGTGGGCGCAACGTCGTCCACGCCGGGGGTGGCGACGGTGGAGGCGCGCGGCCTGTCGGTCACGTTGGGCGGCGCGGCCGTGCTGGCAGACGTGGACTTTGCCGCCTACCCCGGCGAAATCCTGGCGGTGCTCGGGGTCAACGGCTCCGGCAAGTCCACGCTGCTGCGCGCGCTGGTGGGACTGCAGCGCTTCCAGGCGGAGTCCTTCGCGTTCGAGGGCAGGCCGATCCGCCGCCCGCGCGTCCACCCCCTGGCCACCCTGGTCACCCAGAACCCGGAGCACCAGTTCGTGCGCCACACGGTGCGCGCCGAGCTCGCCCACAGCCTGCGCCTGGCCCGCCGCCCGGAGGCGGAGATCGAGGAGCGCGTGGCAGCGCTCATGGCGGAGTTCGGGCTGGTCGAGCTCGCGGAAGTCCACCCGTTCACGCTCTCCGGCGGGGAGAAGCGCAGGCTGTCGGTCGCGGCCGCGCTGGCCCTGCCCCGCAAGGTGCTCTACCTGGACGAGCCCACCTTCGGGCAGGACGCCCGCAACGCCGAACGCCTCATGGCGCACATGCGCACGCTGGCGAACCAGGGCACCGCCGTGGTGCTGGCCAGCCACGACCTGGAACTGGTGGCCCAACACTCAGACCGCGTCCTGCTACTGCGCGACGGGCGGGTGGCCGCAACCGGTCAAACCCGCCAGGTCCTCACCGACACCGCCACGCTGGCGTCCGCCGGGCTGCCTGCGACGGAGCTGACCCGGGTGGGGGCCGCGCTGCGAGCTGGCGGGCTGCTTGGGGGCGAGCACGGCGGCGATAGCGCCTGGCTGACCTGGCGCGACGTGCCGGCGCGGGCGGGCTCCCCCGCGCACGAGCGCGCGCGGGCGCAAGCGGCCGAGCCCGAACAGGGACGCGTGCCGGCGCGGGAGGGATGCAAGTGA